The DNA region aaatcttaattacatttcactgtATAGTTGGTTGAGACTTagattttcttttcaatttgGAGCTCTATAGTAACTAAATCATGCAAAGTAAAGtatattgttttggtttgttttcttaTGTTTTAAGTTTTCAGATTAAGTGATTTCCTATAGAAGATTGATATACACATGGCAAATTCATATTCGTattcatgaatgtatttctcaAATATTCTTTTCCACTATTCCTAAACTGTGAATCTAAAACCTGTAATATTTCTCTGAAACAATATATTCATTAGGAGTAAATACCTACTAAAAGGActtgtttttttcatacagAATGAATGGAGTGATGCAGTGCTTATTCAGTTGCTCAAATACTCAATATTGTTGCCCAGAGGGGTTCTGAAAACCAAACAAATTGAATGAATGCAGAATATTCTAAAGCTCATTATGATATTAGATAAATTACACTTGAAATCAGTTGTGaagctttcttttttacttgtattaaaataatatgatcACTGCTGGACTTCCAATTGTCTTTCAAATAAAGCCTCTTTATTCATACTGTTCATGATGTCTTACTTTCTGTTGTAATTAGACTGAAACTGTACATCTGGCCACGCATGATAAGGCATTCAGGAATTCAGGGGAGTAAACTCCGGGGAATTTACTGTATCAGGTTAAGATGTTTGCCACGCTACAATCGACTGTCCTTGTATTCAGACAGTAATTTACAGTTTCTGTCTTGAGTAAAATGGATGTCACTGCCAGAGACAATGGTGTGCTGTGTATGCCTGGATTCATGTTGCTAAGGAACTGTTTTTTATCTCCAAAGAAAAGATATTTACACTTTGCCCAGCAAGAGCCCATCTGCCAAGTCTTGTCAAGTTGATATATGCTAAACCTTTTTAacggttttctttttgtttacagACATTTTCAATTGAAAGCAcattgacaagaaaaataacagACCCCTgtaatttttcactattttgtctgtttctgttttggcTTCTCAGCTGTTGTAATCAGTGGTGGGAGAAGCATTCAGATTAGTTACTTCAGGAAAAGTAGAAATTCAACAACCTGTAAATAATCCTGTAGATGTATTCAAAATTTTACATGATTAAAAGAACAAATCTGGTAAAATTTTGCATTATTCATTATGGCCCCTGTCAATGTCATGTATTTTTACATACTAACATTGTATTACCAATACTGATGCATCAATATGAAAGCAGCAAATGTTGCAGCTGGAAATATTCTATATATACTTTCAGGTAGTTTAACCTATAATAATGCAGAACCTTTAATGAGAAGATTGTATAAAATATCATTTGAGgtcattattataattcattcaGTAACTATAACTTTTACATacatgtagtggagtaaaaagtacagtcTTCTCaatcaaatgtaatgaaatagaAGTAGAAGATGATCTTCAGGTTGACTTAAGTACAGGCTAGTGCTTTAAGTATAGTACTGTAGTTAATGCGAGTTCATGTTCCAAGAATgttaagagacaaaaaaaaatgttgacaaaaatactgtttattgtctgaatgaaaaaacaaaatgaaactgaaaaataaatctcacatgacaaatattttttcttaagTGCTTACAAACAAAATGATGGAAACATGAGGACTGAAAGTGTGAGTCAGACTCAATTAATACTGAAATTATAACACAAAACATACACTgagtaaaaagaaaactaaactaaacttaaactGCAATTCTTAACTTCATGTTGTGTTCTTCTAACATGGCACGTACCTTACAGAGTCTCTTGTATCTTTCAAAAACAAATGGCCACAGTGTGTTAGACAAAGGAAGTTAGTCACAATGCAAATCACATTTTGATAAGCAACAGGATTCAACTGTATGTAGAGTGCTCTCCTCTCATGTTAGACAAATTCCTTCCCGGGTGTTGTGGATTTCGGTGGGGAATACTTTGCTCCGCTGTAGCGGTCTCCTCCTGACGGGCactgacagcagaggagagccCCACCAATCAGCAGCAGCCCTGATGCTCCCCAGCCTATGTACAAACAGGCACCGAGCTCCCTCCTCTGAACGTCAGGAACCATGGGGTTGTAGAAGTCCTTTATGATAGTATTAGCAGGCAGGGACACAGTCACCAGACACAGAGCCCCACTCAGGATGAAGAAAACACCTGCAGAGATGGCCACTCTGGCTTTTGCTGCTTTATCCCCAACGCAGGTGGTGCATTTCCCTCCCaccacagagagcagcaggccAAATAAAGAGAACAGAATGGCGATGACCACCATGGCCCGAGCAGCCTGGAGGTCTGGAGGCAGGGCCAGCAGGGAGTCGTAGACCTTGCACTGCATCTGGCCTGTGCTCTGTACCACACAGGTCATCCACAGTCCTTCCCAGATGGTCTGAGCCACCACGATGTTGTTCCCAATGAATGCAGATACCTTCCACATGGGCAGCATGCAGATCAATATGTTTCCAACCCATCCGAGCACCGCCAACCCTACGCCCAGAATCTGCAGCCCCAAAGATGCCATTACTGTTTGCTGGtgttcctcctctttctctttctgcgTCTCAGTTCAACACTGGGCTGCCAACTAAACACTTTCCAACTGTGGGGAAGTTTTATATGACCCTCAGATGCCCCTGAGAAGCCCCCCTCCTGTGGGTGGGCTTTGGCTTCATTGCTCAGATATAAACATCCATCAAGCCTTTGAGTTCAGAGGTGTCTCTCTCCTACAGAAAGGCCCCATGGTGTCTCAGCAAAGCTTAGAAAAAAACAGTGTGATTCACTTCAAAGTTTAACATGAAAATCCAGCTTTAAGGAATAAAAACGTGCTGTGAAACAGTAACTTTGCTTAAAATATGAAAGATTTCTTCTTGTTATCAAAACATGTTTagcaaaatattttaatatagtaGACAACGCAATttattacttttacattttattctgtCTTGTTGAACCTGTTAAATCATATTTGCTAAAAAACAATATCATGTTTAATGTGCTATTTGGTAAAATATTGGCATTTAACTTACCTGCCTTGCCTTAATTTGTATGTTACCTTGTCTtaaaagtatgtatgtatgcgcTAGTATTATGCCAAAATACCACTAGTATTGCCCATCACTAGTGCCCTAGTGATGGGCACTAGGGCACTAgcaatttcattgtattttaagtacagtgacaataaaggcatcTTACCTTATCTCTTATCTACACACATTTATCCTTGCAAGTATGATAGTCTACATGGAGTACAACCCCTGGCAAAAAATATGGAATCACCGCTCTCttttgtagaaaaaaagaaatcacagacATGCCACAAAACAATTTTTATTCAAAATGCCAACTTTCTGGctttaagaaacattaaaaaaattaaagaaagaaaattgttGTAGCCAGTTTTTAGATCAAGCAGAGGAAAATATCATGGAACCACCCTGTAACATGTAGTTCTAAAACAAACACCTGCATCAGATTAAATCTGTTTACTAGTCTGCAGTTAAAAAAGAGTGCTCACACCTTGGAGAGCTGTTGCACTCAGCGAGTTGACATGAATCATGGCTCTAACACAAGAGATGTCAGGTGAAACAAAGGAGAGGATTATAAAACTTCTGAATCATCACACAATGTTGCAAAACACAGTTAGCTGTGTTTAAAATCTGGACCAAGTACAAAGAAAATGGGAAGGTTGTAAAAGGGAAGCATCCTGGTAGACTAAGGAAGACATCACAGTGTCAAGATAGAAACATGAAAGCAATATGTcttgaaaacagaaaatgcacaacaaaacaaatgaggaACATGGGCAGAAACTGGAGTCAGTGTCTGTGACCAAACTGTAAGAAATTGCCTAAAGGAAATGGGATGTACATACAGAAAAGccctaaaaggaaaaaataaggtTAGAGTGAGCTAAAGAAAAGCAATCATGGACTGTGGATGACTGGATGAaagtgattcagtgatgaaTCACAAATCTGCATTGGGCAAGGTGATGATGCTGGAACTTTTGTTTGGTGCCATTCCAATGAAATTTATGAAGACGACTGCCTGAAGAAAAGATGCAAATTTCCACAGTCATTGATGATATGGGGCTGCATGTCAGGTAAAGGCACGGGGGAGATGGCAGTCATCACATCTTCAATAAATGCACAAGTTTACTTTGAAATTTTGGACACTTTTCTTATTCCATCAATTGAAAGGATGTTtggtgatgatgacatcatttttcAGGATGACAATGCATCTTGCCATAGGGCATAAGACATATAATGTCAATGGCATGGCCTGCAAATAGTCCAGATCTCCCTATGGAGAATCCCATCTAAAATCTATGGTGGAAATTGAAGAAAATGGTCCATGACATTTGGTGATGTTTGGTGATACCATGGTGATGTAACAAAGTACTAATGGTACTAATGGCCAGGGGTTGTATATTAAAGATTGCACTTTACATCTTAACTTCAGTTTTTATACATCTTTTTGTTAATTTTAATATGGATGTCACATGTCAGAGCCAACTGAAAATGGTGAAGTTTAATGGACATTTATATGGTCCCTTTCTCATCTTCCAATTACTCA from Scomber japonicus isolate fScoJap1 chromosome 13, fScoJap1.pri, whole genome shotgun sequence includes:
- the LOC128371259 gene encoding claudin-4-like, translated to MASLGLQILGVGLAVLGWVGNILICMLPMWKVSAFIGNNIVVAQTIWEGLWMTCVVQSTGQMQCKVYDSLLALPPDLQAARAMVVIAILFSLFGLLLSVVGGKCTTCVGDKAAKARVAISAGVFFILSGALCLVTVSLPANTIIKDFYNPMVPDVQRRELGACLYIGWGASGLLLIGGALLCCQCPSGGDRYSGAKYSPPKSTTPGKEFV